CGCTACGTCGTGGCCGAGGGCTTCGCGTGGAGCCTGGTGCGCTCGCTGACGGTGGCCGCGCTGAGCACGCTGCTCATCGTGGTGATCGGCACCCCGGCCGCCTACGCGTTCGCGCGGTTCCCGATCCGGCGCCGCGACGATCTGCTCCTGTTCGTGCTGGCCACGCGCCTCGCCCCGCCGGTGGCCCTGGTGATCCCGTTCTATCTGATCTACGCGCGGATCGGCCTGCTCGACACCTACGCGGGGCTGATCCTCGCGTACCTCACCTTCAACCTGTCGTTCTACGTGTGGGTGCTGTGGAGCTTCTGCCGCGACCTGCCCCCCGAGCTGGAGGAGGCGGCGCGGGCCGACGGCTACTCCCGCGCGCGCGTGCTGCTCCACGTGGTGCTGCCGCTGCTCCGTCCCGGCATCATCGCCACCTCGGTACTGTGCTTCATCTTCGCGTGGAACGAGTTCCTGTACGCCTTCATGCTCGGGGGGAAGGCGGTCGAAACCTTACCGGTCGCGGTGCCCAAGCTGATCACGTCGCAGGGGGTCAAGTGGGGCGAGCTCTCGGTGGTCGGCATCGCGGCGCTGATCCCCATCCTCGCGGCGGTGTTCGTCCTTCAGCGCCACATCGTCCGCGGCCTCACGATGGGAGCGGTCAAGGGCTGATCCGCGGAACGTGGCATGCCTCTTGCCCCTCGTGAGGGCGGAGGGATGTCCATGAACAGTGCGGCCATGATCGATCGATGCTTCCGGCACCAGCATCCCGAAGCCTACGGCGAGATCGAGGTCTCCGAGCCGGCGATCCCGATCGACTTGCGCTACGGGCGAGACCGGACGCCCGCGCCGTCGCGCGAATGCCTCGGCGAGGACGCGGTCGGTTATCCGGGTGCGATTCCGCTGGCCGACTGAGGCGGGCGGGCCCCGCTCGCCTCAACCGGCCGCGGCTCCGCTATGCGGGTTGGATTCGCAGGTTGTTGACGACGTCGCGCACGCCCTTGACCTGCCGCGCGAGCTCCTCGGCGCGCGTGCGATCCGTGACCGTCTTCACCGTCCCGTTCAAGGCCACCACGCCCCGATTCGTGTCCACGTCGATCCGGGTCACCGTCGAGATCTTCTCGCCGGCCAGCTTCGACTTCACCGCCGCGGTGATCCCCGCATCGTCGATGTTCTCGCCGAGGGTCTCGCCGGTCATCGACTGGCAGGCCGCCAGTAGCACCGCCACCGCCAGCGCTGCCGCGACCGCTCCGCCTCTCCGCCACATCGCTCTCATCGCAGGCTCTCCCTTCCCTGGAATTCGCTGCTCGGCAAGGAGAGCAAGAGGTATGCCCGCGATCCGGACGGGAATGAATACGGCGGACGGGCGGAAGGACGCGGAAGGGGCGCCGGCAGGAGGGAAACGAGCAACGCGGTTACCGAGTAAGTTTGGGTCAGCGCCGCCAGGGCAGCGGCGTCGCCTCGCTCCATCCGTCGGGGCGGATGCCGAAGGCCTCGATCAGCCGCTGCCAGCCCGAGGCCACGGTCAGCGCGGCACCCAGCTCGAGGATCTGCCCCTCGTCGAAGTGCTGCCGCAGGCGGGCGTAGAGCGGGTCGTCGACGTGGGGCCGCTCGCCGCCGAGGCAATCGGCAAGCCGCAGGGCGGCCACCGTGCGCGCGGGCAGCTCGGCGTGGTCGAGATCGCCCAGCGCCTGCTGCACCTCCCGCTCGGTCAGGCCCTTGCGCACCAACGATGCGCTGCGCGCGAGGCTTCAGTGCACGCACTGATTCCGGTGGGCGAGACGGACGCGGCACAGCTCGACCAGCGCGGGGTCGAGGCTCGAGCCCCCGGCATAGATGAACCCCACCCAGGCCAGGAAGAGATCGAGGACCGCGGGCCGGCGCGCGAGGGTGAGAAAGAGATTGTCGTCCTGGTACGCCTTGGCCAGCCAGACCTCGAGGCGGCGCCGCAGCGCGGGATCGAGTTGCGCCGGGTCGGCCTTGGGCAGGCGGCCGTGCTCGTTGGCCATGCGGCCGCCAGTCTAGCAGAGTCGAACGCTCCGGGCTTGTACCCGGGCGGGCCTCATGGCTATGCTACGTCGATGGCCCGACGCTCCGCGATGGGCCGACTGTACATCACCAGGCTTCGCCCGGCCGTGGATCCCGTGAGGGCCGAGTACCTGCTCACCTTCGGCTCGCCGATTACTTCGGAGGTCAACCTGAACCTGGGCAGCGTGCGTGGGCTCGACACGCTCACCGATCTGCTGCGGGCCGCCCGCGTGCCCATCGGGGAGATCGAGCGGGCGTGGTCGGCGCTGGTCAGCGACACCGTGCACGAGATCGCCGGCGTCACCCTGACCCCGGCGGCGATCCGCATCCTCGGCCTCTAGCCCGCCGCGGGCGCGGGCGTGATCGGTCAGGCCTTGCGGAAGCGGTGGACGCCGTCTCGTCCGG
This portion of the Candidatus Methylomirabilota bacterium genome encodes:
- a CDS encoding carbohydrate ABC transporter permease yields the protein MRSSRPVLFTALAMAWAALAIFPVLWMAAMTVKPEALMFARPPAWSFTPTLAHLRYVVAEGFAWSLVRSLTVAALSTLLIVVIGTPAAYAFARFPIRRRDDLLLFVLATRLAPPVALVIPFYLIYARIGLLDTYAGLILAYLTFNLSFYVWVLWSFCRDLPPELEEAARADGYSRARVLLHVVLPLLRPGIIATSVLCFIFAWNEFLYAFMLGGKAVETLPVAVPKLITSQGVKWGELSVVGIAALIPILAAVFVLQRHIVRGLTMGAVKG
- a CDS encoding BON domain-containing protein, giving the protein MRAMWRRGGAVAAALAVAVLLAACQSMTGETLGENIDDAGITAAVKSKLAGEKISTVTRIDVDTNRGVVALNGTVKTVTDRTRAEELARQVKGVRDVVNNLRIQPA